A window of the Hordeum vulgare subsp. vulgare chromosome 5H, MorexV3_pseudomolecules_assembly, whole genome shotgun sequence genome harbors these coding sequences:
- the LOC123451793 gene encoding sugar transport protein 14 encodes MAGGFAGVEAGAGRAEQYEGRITPYFILACIVGSFGGSLFGYDLGVSSGVTSMDDFLIKFFPDVYNRKHAHLHETDYCKYDNQVLTLFTSSLYFAGLVSTFGASYVTKRHGRRGSIMVGAVSFFLGGAVNAAAMNVAMLIVGRVLLGIGIGFGNQAVPLYLSEIAPCKIRGAVNQLFQLTTCLGILVANVINYFTDRIHPWGWRLSLGLAMGPATAIFVGALFLPETPNSLVERGRLDEARRVLEKVRGTHKVDAEFEDLKEASEAARAVRGTFRNLLAVRNRPQLILGALGIPAFQQLSGMNSILFYSPVIFQSLGFGSSAALYSSIITGSMLVVGALVSMVVVDRLGRRVLFMEAGVQMIVSMVVVATILALKFGHGEELSKGVSTVLVVAICMFVVAYGWSWGPLGWLVPSELFPLEMRSAGQSVVVCVNLFWTAAVAQCFLAAMCHLRWGVFILFAALIVVMSIFVILLLPETKQVPIEEIWLLFDKHWYWKRIVTKDPKYQGHHQRQEIAAAAAVKPVATSESDA; translated from the exons atggccgGGGGTTTCGCCGGCGTCGAGGCCGGCGCCGGGAGGGCGGAGCAGTACGAGGGGAGGATCACGCCCTACTTCATCCTCGCCTGCATCGTCGGCTCCTTCGGCGGCTCCCTCTTCGGCTACGACCTCGGGGTATCCA GTGGTGTGACCTCCATGGACGACTTCTTGATCAAGTTCTTCCCCGACGTGTACAACCGGAAGCACGCGCACCTGCACGAGACGGACTActgcaagtacgacaaccaggtGCTGACGCTCTTCACGTCGTCGCTCTACTTCGCCGGCCTGGTGTCCACCTTCGGGGCCTCCTACGTGACCAAGCGCCACGGCCGGCGCGGCAGCATCATGGTGGGCGCCGTCAGCTTCTTCCTGGGCGGCGCCGTGAACGCGGCCGCGATGAACGTGGCCATGCTCATCGTCGGCCGCGTCCTCCTGGGCATCGGCATCGGCTTCGGCAACCAGGCGGTGCCGCTCTACCTGTCGGAGATCGCGCCCTGCAAGATCCGCGGCGCCGTGAACCAGCTCTTCCAGCTCACCACCTGCCTCGGCATCCTGGTGGCCAACGTCATCAACTACTTCACCGACCGGATCCACCCGTGGGGGTGGCGCCTCTCGCTGGGCCTCGCCATGGGCCCCGCCACCGCCATCTTCGTGGGCGCGCTCTTCCTGCCGGAGACGCCCAACAGCCTGGTGGAGCGCGGGCGGCTGGACGAGGCCCGGCGCGTGCTGGAGAAGGTGCGCGGGACGCACAAGGTGGACGCCGAGTTCGAGGACCTCAAGGAGGCGAGCGAGGCGGCGCGGGCGGTGCGCGGCACGTTCCGGAACCTGCTGGCCGTGCGTAACCGGCCGCAGCTGATCCTGGGCGCGCTGGGCATCCCGGCGTTCCAGCAGCTGTCGGGGATGAACTCCATCCTCTTCTACTCGCCGGTGATCTTCCAGAGCCTGGGGTTCGGGTCCTCGGCGGCGCTCTACTCGTCCATCATCACCGGGTCGATGCTGGTGGTGGGCGCGCTGGTGTCCATGGTGGTGGTGGACCGGCTGGGGCGGCGGGTGCTGTTCATGGAGGCCGGGGTGCAGATGATCGTGtcgatggtggtggtggcgacgaTCCTGGCGCTCAAGTTCGGGCACGGGGAGGAGCTGTCCAAGGGCGTGAGCACGGTGCTAGTGGTGGCCATCTGCATGTTCGTGGTGGCGTACGGGTGGTCGTGGGGGCCGCTGGGGTGGCTGGTGCCCAGCGAGCTCTTCCCGCTGGAGATGCGGTCGGCGGGGCAGAGCGTGGTGGTGTGCGTCAACCTCTTCTGGACGGCCGCCGTGGCGCAGTGCTTCCTGGCGGCCATGTGCCACCTCCGGTGGGGGGTCTTCATCCTCTTCGCCGCGCTCATCGTCGTCATGTCCATCTTCGTCATCCTCCTGCTGCCGGAGACCAAGCAGGTGCCCATCGAGGAGATATGGCTGCTCTTCGACAAGCACTGGTACTGGAAGCGGATCGTCACCAAGGACCCAAAGTACCAGGGACACCACCAACGCCAGgaaatcgccgccgccgccgccgtcaagccCGTCGCCACATCAGAATCAGATGCTTAA